DNA from Rhipicephalus sanguineus isolate Rsan-2018 chromosome 11, BIME_Rsan_1.4, whole genome shotgun sequence:
ACTTTACAGAAATCATGAACAGCAAAAAGCATAGGTTACAATATTCTAGGAGGCCCAGAGAAAAAGTGGCAAGACTTAGTATAGTGATTTCCATAGATATGCTTTGCATTAGACTTAGTATAGTGATTTCCATAGATATGCTTTGCATTAGAATATTCAGGATTGTATTCCTTGATTCCTCGGAAACCATCGCAAAAGAGGGTAATTCAAGGTACCTTTATTACATGCAATGCAAGCACAAAGTGagggttaaaaaaaaacaaccttgcagACATGCTCTTGAGCAGCCAAATCATGCAAAACAAGTGCCATCTCTTGTCAGCTAGATTGTTTCTGCCAGCAAGACGATATCAGCCACACAATATCACACCACTCACAAACATGTCCTTGCTCTTATCTACGAGCTCTTCTGCAGGCAAGGTGGATGTGTGGCATCTCCGTGTTTGACTCATCTCTGAGGAACAATGCATACGAATCTGTTAGGTGTAGCAGCACTGCAGCATTTCAAAGCACACTGAGTACTTCTCAGAACTGCTGCAAGTTGCAGAACTTAGGCAATGGCTTATTTCATCTCAGAAAATACAACATATGCTGTAAAGTTATTAAATGATATGTTACTCAGTAAGACTATGCAAAGTGTATTGCTATGCAATTACATATATTGCTGTACATATTGTATATTATATTGCAATCAGCTCTGCAGAAGCCGACAGCATTGATGAAAGGTTCTGGAACGTTTACAAAAGAATAGTTGTCATGCACATATGCCTAGTGAGTTCACTAGGCATATCTGCTTAGAACAAATTTTGGAGATGGCATCAATATTGAGCATGACACCAATCTGAGGATGACACCATGCTCGAACGTTCCTTGATATTCGGCGCAAAAACTTGTACAAAGCCGTAGTTTTCACATGACAATGTGACATTCTGAAAGTATTGTTTAACTTCTGGTAATCATATTTCCATTTATTTTTTGTTGAACAGGCTCAAGAAAACAGGAGGTTGCTGACATCAGACAACGGTTCCCATCGAAGATACCGGTAAGTCACACACTACCATCTTTTTCTAGATATTTTTTGAACGTGGCATGTCCAAATAACTTACTGCCTTCTCCGCAAATAATAAAAGGTAACCCAATGAGAGAACTCACATGAATGGTGACAAGCGCTACACGATCCACATAAAGCCTTTCTCTGTGCATTTAGTATGTTTAGTATTGAGTATGAAGTAAATCTAAGATGACTCCCAACAATATCTGCATGTTGACGAATATGCATTGGTTATCAGAAAGGCTTTTTTGTGTTCCATGTGACATTACAATAACGTGTGACTGCAACTGCTGGTGGCAAGAACATAAACCAGCTTTGCCTCTTCGTAGGCTAACATCAAGAAACAAAGCACAAGATTTTAGTGAAAATCAATAGGCGATACTGTTTAGTGCATAGCTGTGGCCAGTGCAGTTGCAAAATCCATCCAGAAAACCTTTTCAGATGGCTTGAAAAGCAAAGTGGCATTTCATGCAGGTGATTGTGGAACGCTATGCCAAAGAAAAGAACCTCCCACTCCTAGACAAGACAAAGTTCCTGGTTCCTCAGGAACTTACCATGTCCCAGTTCGTGTCCATTGTGAGGTAAGATCTATAATGTAGCCACTGCACAAATGGCCAGTTGCAGTACAGCTATGCTCAGTTGCACAGTAACTCCCAGGTTTCTGTATGTGCATCACAATGGAGGCTCAGATAGTTTGACAACGTGCCGTTGAGAGCTGGACTGAGGGTTGGAACTTGACTACGGAAGCAGCACTCCAACCCAGAGTTAAACGAAAGAACACCCGCACGCCATGTGTTTGGAGCATTGTTAAATGACTGCAAGCAGTAAATACTGTTTCCCAAGGCTTTCATTCATTAACTGGGCCAGTGCACACAAAAGTCTGTTGATAACAATGTGATTTGGGACTCCTGTCAGTTTCTGGAGGGTGAAAAAAAACTTCTCACCCTCCACAGCGTTCACTCAAAGCGTATAAAACATAAAACCAGGGGCAAGCTCCAGATAAAAACACGCAGCAACAAGGGAACAAAGGCAATACATCCATGTACTGCATTCAGTAATGTAATAAACCAGGCTAGCTGGGGCACAAGCTACTGCAACTTTCCCGTTTTTAAATTTTATATCTTGTTAGTAGTATTTCCAATGCAAGTGAGCATCACTAAGAAAATAATCATGCCTTATCCCCCTAGAAACAGGCTGCAGATCAGTGCCTGCCAATCATTCTACCTGCTTGTCAACAACAGAAGCATGGCCAACCTGTCCAAGACCCTGTCCGACGTTTATGCAGAGTTCCATGACGAAGACGGCTTCCTCTACATCACATATGCCTCCCAAGAAATGTTCGGCTTTTAGGAGAAGCAACACGGATTGTtacgtgcattttctttttgcctgtGCTCATTGTTAAGTTTTTTTACAAACCTTCACCAACATCACCGGCCTTGCTACTTGGCGAAATCTAACAAAGGGCACACCTTGCATTGTCCGAATATCTGCAGATAACCTTCGTTAGTGCAGCCAAGAGAGGAGACCCTTCACACATTTCCTGCTCGCAGAATCTCACATTCAGATGACCGAAGTACAACACCCATTTTGCCTTCTGAATGTTTCATCATATCCCTTCATCGCCCCATCTTTTACATACCATGTGAATACAGAAAATAAAGGAAATTTTCTTTTCCCAACATTTCATGAAAATTTCGTAGCCAGTGCACTTCAAGAGATGTCAACTCTAACACGCATTAAATTAAACTTGTGGACTTCACTGAACGCAAACAAACAGTGCACGAGATTGCATGCTGCATAGCACAAAATCAAGCACTATTGCACCATTGGCATATCAGATTCAATAAATCCATCACTAAAGCGTTTTCTTTTACATAAACTCCAATGTGTACGCTGGTTCTGCACATTTTTATTTCTACATTTCTGACAGTAGAGGTAACTTTCCCAacgcttttccaggcttgcactGTCTGATTTCTTTATATGGTTGAAACCAAAAAAAATAACCGAGTCATTTTGCACTCTTTATTCTGCTTGCTAAAGCTAAAACTCAAGTGGTATATTTGTTTCTCGTCATGGTAATAAGTACACAAGGCAaataatacagtagactcttgttaagtggagcctgaagggaccaggaaaatatgtttcgttAAACAAGaattccgtttactgagagataaacaaaggtgcagaattcaagtacgaaaccaatcgtaTTAGAGGGAGTTGTTCCATTTAAACAGAAATTCCGTTTCATAGATTTCCGTTAgccaagagtctactgtattgcaACAGCAAATGAGCTAAAACAATGAAGCGCATAAACGAAATCTGATGTATGACAATGAGAAATGTTTATTATGGACAGAGTTAGTACTACCAAAAAACAACTAGTACACGTATATGCTGCGAATGTGCAATCACCCGAAGGCAGGCTATTCTGGTTGGTTGATTCTTCGGGCACCTTCGTTGAGAACGTCCTGAACAGCCTTGGCAAAGCTGACCTGTGCACGAATGGTGTTGATGTACTGACTGTAGGAGAGCGTGCCGTCCTGTGGATTGCTCGGGTCTGGCTTGGTTGCCACGACGGGCACGGGCAGGTACTGGTGACTGTCTCGCAGCTGCAGTGCACACTCCTGGATGGTCCGCTGGAGCACAGAACGGGAGGTCATGCATAAGTTGAAACCACAACACTCGGtgcaccactatccctcaagaggaaggtatataacagctgcatcttaccggtacttacctacggagcagaaacctggagacatacaaagagggttcaacttaaactgaggacgacacagcgagcgatggaaagaaaaatgctaggtgtaaccttaaaggggtcatgaagcaccccttgggctgattgcaaaaacacatcctgcggaaagctgacacggctatgaactgctctgccaaatattacagtcgtgcgcgccgcgtaatggccacaagcagagcgcgaagttgccgtttccccaggcaccctcttttcaaacagaggccggttctcactctcatcggtgggcggggcgtcggtccgctgtacgtcgcaagacccatagcatgcttattggccgatagccgacgtaaatcgagagcggcgttcggatcagatgcgcttcttgccgcggggtgccgccccttgccggcgccgcactcctcagtacaccgtagccgc
Protein-coding regions in this window:
- the LOC119374485 gene encoding microtubule-associated proteins 1A/1B light chain 3A, translated to MADHYRCLEAAVAEALLAHIQCWSFKTAPSSVSRERNAKFYTGWSPWVYSSFLSPNELDDSGYHSLSRRPFGEAPAKTPQPGSRKQEVADIRQRFPSKIPVIVERYAKEKNLPLLDKTKFLVPQELTMSQFVSIVRNRLQISACQSFYLLVNNRSMANLSKTLSDVYAEFHDEDGFLYITYASQEMFGF